The genomic region GCAGGCAACCATTTGAAACGGGATTTCAGCGGACCAGCGTAGGCTGCGTAGACCTTCGCGGCATGGGCCTTGTGCGCTGATTCGGACCGTAGGCCTGTAATGTTGTCGGGCGAACCGACATCTTCCCCGCTCCCGCTATCGTCGTCTGCGCCCAGGGTCGTTTCCGGGTCCTCGTCGTAGTAACGAGTATCGAGCAGTTCCGCACCCTGGGTGCCCAGAGGAATGTCCAGCCCGTTTTCCAAAGCATGCAGCACCACATAATTGCGTAGGATGTGTCGCTCGATGGAGAGCAGGAAGGCAGGGCCGGCCGATTCTAGCCGCTTGAACAGATTCGTGCGGCAGAAGCCCATTAGGTGCGTGCCAGCGCGCGACAGGCCATCGATGATGCGCACTTGCTGTGGAGTCGGCGTGAGCCCGGTCTTTAGATAATTGCCTAGTCCGTAGCGCGGCAATATGAGTGCATTGATAGTCGCCACGACGCTGGTCGAATAAAACCGGGCGTAGGGATCCGTCGGATCGTTGTCGTCGATGTGGAACTTCAGGTTCTTCGGTACGCGCTTGGGAAAATAGGACTTCGAGCCGTCGGCGAATTGTAGGTACTTGCCCCGGGCGTCTTCGTGCGCGTAATGCTGCATGATGAAGCTGCGGGTGCGCCGTACCATGTAGAGGCGCATCAGGTCACGCCAGTCGTCGGCCTCTTCGCTTTTCTCGAATGCGGCGAGGGACCGTACTGGACACTGGTGACGGCGAATGAATTCGTGCTCGCCACCGAGACGGGCAATGAGCTTCTCGGGACGAATGCCAATGTCAGCGTCCTCCCGCAGAAAGAGCCCAAGCTGTGCGGACAGATCAAGATAGGTTTTGTTGTAGGGGGTCGCTGAAAGCAGGACGCAGAGGCTGTCGTTCCGCTCCACATAGTCGCGGATGACCTTCCATCGTTTACCCTCTCGGTTTCGCAGGTTGTGCGACTCGTCAATTAGCAGGACGCGATAGCGGCGCGTGTTCTCCGGCAACTCCTGGATCGCCCTGGAAAGCGAGAGTACCTTGGCGTGCAGACGATATCGGTGGGCATAGTCTTCCCACATCGGCACAAGGTTTTTCGGGCATAGGATCAGAGTTTCGGTGCCGAAATCGTCTTCGAAGACCTTGGCCAATGCTGTCGCCATCATCGACTTGCCCAAGCCAACGACGTCGCCGATCAGCACGCCGCCACGCTTGTGAAGATGGTGGGCCGCGATCTTTACCGCCGCCACCTGAAAGTCGAAGAGGGTATTGCCGAATACCGCAGGGATGTGGAACTCGGACAGGCCGGCGCGCGCTTCCTGCGCCAGGTGATAAGCCATTTTGAGATAGACGCGGTACGGCGGCACCAACTGCTCGCCGGCCCAACTCTGGTCGATGATGTCGGCGAGTTCCATCGATATGTCGAGGCACCAGCGGTCGCGCCAGCGGTCCTCGAACCAGTCGGCCAGCTTCGCCGTGGCATCGGAATCCATGACGTCCACATTTAGTTCGCCTTGGTGGGCGAGCCCGGCCAACGTCAGATTGCTGCTCCCTAGATAGCCGACAACAGGGTTGATCGGGTCCCGGCGAAAAAGGAGATAAAGCTTGGCGTGCAGAGGATGGCGCAAGTGAACGCTGACGGTCAACTTCCCGGCCCGGAGCTGGCTGGAGAGTTGACGCAAGACTGCCTCGTCCTCGTTGGTGGGCACGCCAAATGTCAGTTGACTGCGGAAGTCTTCGGCGATCTTGCGCTTTTCGCGGATGGCGGTCTGGTTGTCGAGAGCCTCGCCGTCATCTCTGGCGCGAAGGGCACGACGCAGTTCGTCGGAGGGAGTGACGTGCATGCCGACGAGGAGCCGACAGCATTGCCCCTCTCCCCCGGCCCATCGATCGACATAGCCCGAAAGGTGTTTCCAACCGCGCAGGTTGAAGTACCCCACGCAGAAATCCGCACGCTCGGCAACCTGGAGGGTGTCTCGAAGCGCGGGAAGCAGGGCCTTGTCAATGTTGTCGAAGATTTTTGGCATGGGCCGTCCCGCCTAATCTTTTCATCTCATATATCGAAGGCGGTAATTTACCGGAACACCTTGCACAATCCAAAGGAATTCCGGCAGGGATGAGATGCCGTTGTCCGCGCATGTAACCAGAACGCAAACGGAACGGCGAACGCCGTCGTGCCGTCGCCTGTCCGAATAACCATCAATCGCTTCCGCCGACACGAGGCATTGACCATCGATCGAGCCTCTGCTGCCGTTGGCATACGGCCTGAAACGGCCTAATTTGCTTAAAAAATGAGCAAAATGGGACGATCCCCGTCTGTACTCAGAGACGAAAATGTCAATTTCAAACATTGCAAAGCTTTCGGTGACGAAATCCGGTCTCTCGGGGCGGCTGGCGAGTCCTGCCAAACCCACCCCTTACCCGGCTCACGCGGAGCCGCTGTAGGGCGGGAGATGGGGCAGACGGGGACTTTCCGTGCCCGGAAGTCCGAGCGGGAATGATTCGCAGCATTGGATAAGCAAAAATTACCGATTGAATTTCTCGACCCTGTTCTTTTTGTTGTTTTTATGCTACATTTGCGCCACTGGGCAGACGTTTTTAGCTAACTGCTGGCCGTTTGTAGGGAAATTCGTCCCGTTCGAGGCATCAACCTAGTCTTTGCCTGCGTAGTTATGCCTCCGACCTGAGCGGACGCGTCACGGAGTCTTGCAAATCACCCCGCAGCGTTCCTCGCGTCACTGAGCCGCCCCAAAGGCACCTCGCGTTCCCCGTTTTTTTCAAATCGAGATTCCACCGGACGCCCGTCCGGAGATAACGCTCGCCTTGCTGATAAGGAAACCTAATTATGAACAGAAAAACTAGCGTACCGCTTTTCTCTCTTGGCCGAACGGTGGCAACGACCGGTGCGCTCGCCCTTCTGGATCGAACCGGTACCTATGGCACCAACCTGTTGAACCGGCATCAGGGGGGCGATTGGGGCATCGTCTGCCCCGCCGACGCGAAGTTGAACGACAACGCAATTACTGACGGAACTCGCATTGTCAGCGCCTATGAACTTGGCGTTAGACGTGAGTTGTTGTGGATTGGAGCAGCCCCCTGAAACACCGGACACAGTCACCCACTTACAATAACGGGTAGGTATAAGACCGTGTTTTTGACTCACACCAGGCAGGAAGTGATGGACGTGTTGACGGGCCCGGAGCGTCGGCGGCGCTGGACGGCAGAGCAAAAGCTGGCGATGGTTCGCGAGAGTTTCGAGCCGGGGAAATCGGTTTCGATGGTAGCGCGCCAGCACGGCGTGAATCCGAACCAGCTCTTTCACTGGCGCAAGCTGTACCAGGATGGAAGCCTGTCGGCGGTCAAGGCTGGCGAGGAAGTGGTTCCGGCCTCGGAGTTGGCCGACGCGCTCAAACAGATTCGCGAGCTGCAGCGCATGCTCGGCAAGAAGACGATGGAGAACGAGATTCTTCGCGAGGCTGTCGAATACGGCCGGGCAAAAAAATGGATAGCGCACTCGCCATCGTTGCCGGAGGACAGCCAGTGAAACTGGTCTGCGAAGTCCTCGGCGTGTCGCGCTCGAACGTATCGGCACGCAGGTCGCGCGAGGCGACTTGGCGCGACGGGCGGCAGCCCAGATCGACCCACGATGCACCGGTGGTCGAGGCTATTGAGCGGGTTATCAGCGACTTGCCCAGCTACGGATATCGACGCGTATGGGGGACGTTGCGCCGCGAGCGTATCGCGGCGGGACAGGCACCGCTGAACGCCAAGCGCATTTACCGCGTAATGCGCACGCATGGCCTGCTGATGCAACGCAGAGCGGCACCGGTTCGGCCGCAGCGCCGTCACGATGGCAAGGTTGCGGTGGAGCGCAGCAATCAGCGCTGGTGTTCCGACGGCTTCGAGTTTCGCTGCGACAACGGCGAGCCGTTGCGCGTGACGTTCGCGCTCGACTGCTGCGACCGCGAAGCGATGAGCTGGGCGGCCACGACGGCCGGCCATAGCGGCGACATCGTGCGCGACGTGATGCTGGCTGCGGTGGAAAGCCGATTTGGGGATGTGCTGCATACCGAGTCCGAAATCGAGTGGCTGAGCGACAACGGCTCGGGCTATACGGCCGAGGAGACGCGTCAGTTTGCGGCGCTGCTCGGCCTGAAGCCGTTGACCACGCCGGTGTGCAGCCCGCAGAGCAACGGCATGGCGGAAAGCTTCGTGAAGACCATGAAGCGCGATTACGTCGCTATCATGCCGAAGCCGGACGCAGCGACCGCGGCCAGGAATCTGGCCATCGCATTCGAGCACTACAACGAAAAGCATCCCCATAGCGCGTTGAAGTACCGCTCGCCTCGCGAGTTTCGACGTTCGACGGATTCAGCAACCTAAGTGGGTGCCGTGTCCTGAGTTACGGGGGCAACTCCATGGATCATCACCGAGGCCGATCGGCGCGTAACGACGCTGCTGTTGCCGAGTGAATACTGATGGAATTCACCGTGCAGAAACTCCTTGCCAAATTGCGGCCCGGTCGGCGTCTGACGATTGTTGGCTCAAATGTTCCTGCGTTCAGTTTTCAGGGAGCGTGGGACGGCGGTTGCGCACTGCACGCCACAGCAATGGCAATTGCGATACTAGGCCACCTGTCCGATCCCCTGCGCGTGCCGTCAAGACGACACGGCCCGGAAGCAGCATTCTGGGAACTCGCTTGGCCATTCTACCTATCGGGCGTCACGCTGGAGGAACTGGAGGCGCTGATCTTGGAGCTTGACTGGGGGCTCCGGCCAACCGTATTCGAAGGGTCACATGCGAACGTTCTTCAGTTTTGCGAGCAGGAGCTATTGGCCGGTCGGCCAGTGATTGTCACGTTGCAGCGGTTGCGCCGGGCCGCTCTGCATGCGGTCCTCGCCGTCGGAGTCGAGGGGCGGCAGACCGGCCGGGCGTTCGAAGCACATTCGCTGCTGTTGATCGACTCCGCAGAAACCGAGCCTGTATTGGCGGTCCACAACGCACGACTGACGTGGGCAACGGAACGGTGCGGCAAACCAAACGGATATGCGCGATATGCCACGGCATTCGATGAGCGGAAGGCCGCGCTCGTGGGGGCGATGTCGATCCGAAGTGGGAAGCCGCAGTAGCAGCAACAGTCTATCGCAGGGGTCTGCGCCGGGGCTGCGGTGCTGTACCACGACGATGCTCACCAGATGGTTTGAGCGCCAGAGCCAGCGGCTCAAACAGGTCCGCAAGGGTGATGTTAAGCACGTAGCAGATAGTCGCGAGCGTCTCCACCGTCGGATTTGCCACTCCACGCTCGATGGCGCTGACGCGGGTCCGGTCCAGGCCGGCTTCGTACGCGAGTTCCTCCTGTGAC from Burkholderia glumae LMG 2196 = ATCC 33617 harbors:
- a CDS encoding helicase-related protein, producing the protein MPKIFDNIDKALLPALRDTLQVAERADFCVGYFNLRGWKHLSGYVDRWAGGEGQCCRLLVGMHVTPSDELRRALRARDDGEALDNQTAIREKRKIAEDFRSQLTFGVPTNEDEAVLRQLSSQLRAGKLTVSVHLRHPLHAKLYLLFRRDPINPVVGYLGSSNLTLAGLAHQGELNVDVMDSDATAKLADWFEDRWRDRWCLDISMELADIIDQSWAGEQLVPPYRVYLKMAYHLAQEARAGLSEFHIPAVFGNTLFDFQVAAVKIAAHHLHKRGGVLIGDVVGLGKSMMATALAKVFEDDFGTETLILCPKNLVPMWEDYAHRYRLHAKVLSLSRAIQELPENTRRYRVLLIDESHNLRNREGKRWKVIRDYVERNDSLCVLLSATPYNKTYLDLSAQLGLFLREDADIGIRPEKLIARLGGEHEFIRRHQCPVRSLAAFEKSEEADDWRDLMRLYMVRRTRSFIMQHYAHEDARGKYLQFADGSKSYFPKRVPKNLKFHIDDNDPTDPYARFYSTSVVATINALILPRYGLGNYLKTGLTPTPQQVRIIDGLSRAGTHLMGFCRTNLFKRLESAGPAFLLSIERHILRNYVVLHALENGLDIPLGTQGAELLDTRYYDEDPETTLGADDDSGSGEDVGSPDNITGLRSESAHKAHAAKVYAAYAGPLKSRFKWLPAAFFTKDLAKHLKTDARALLEVLAFCGEWNPEHDAKLAELAKFIGKKHSKEKLLVFTQFADTARYLKAQLVARGIKQIEEATGQSVDPTALAWRFSPESSGKRDQVRPADELRVLIATDVLSEGQNLQDCAVIVNYDLPWAIIRLIQRAGRVDRIGQKAAEILCYSFVPADGVERLIRLRARVRQRLIENAEVVGSDEAFFDDDKPDERILDLYNEKSSILDDDGDTEVDLASYAYQIWKNACDADPSLAAKIEAMPNVVYATKGHAPTPEAPRGVLVYLRTGQGNDALSWIDESGKSVTQSQLTILKAAACAADTPALPRAQNHHELTARGMQHIVEEEKSSGGALGRPSGARFKTYERLKRYRQTLGERRDLFITDAHVREIDRALEEIYRYPLYPTATDTLNRQLKAGIDDHKLAELVLSLREDGRLCVIDEQEGQREPKLICSMGLV
- a CDS encoding IS3-like element ISBugl1 family transposase (programmed frameshift), translating into MDVLTGPERRRRWTAEQKLAMVRESFEPGKSVSMVARQHGVNPNQLFHWRKLYQDGSLSAVKAGEEVVPASELADALKQIRELQRMLGKKTMENEILREAVEYGRGKKMDSALAIVAGGQPVKLVCEVLGVSRSNVSARRSREATWRDGRQPRSTHDAPVVEAIERVISDLPSYGYRRVWGTLRRERIAAGQAPLNAKRIYRVMRTHGLLMQRRAAPVRPQRRHDGKVAVERSNQRWCSDGFEFRCDNGEPLRVTFALDCCDREAMSWAATTAGHSGDIVRDVMLAAVESRFGDVLHTESEIEWLSDNGSGYTAEETRQFAALLGLKPLTTPVCSPQSNGMAESFVKTMKRDYVAIMPKPDAATAARNLAIAFEHYNEKHPHSALKYRSPREFRRSTDSAT
- a CDS encoding helix-turn-helix transcriptional regulator, whose amino-acid sequence is MLCGMSEKPKIRDRRSPVATAVGERVKACRIKADKSQEELAYEAGLDRTRVSAIERGVANPTVETLATICYVLNITLADLFEPLALALKPSGEHRRGTAPQPRRRPLR